In Cydia pomonella isolate Wapato2018A chromosome 1, ilCydPomo1, whole genome shotgun sequence, one genomic interval encodes:
- the LOC133519210 gene encoding uncharacterized protein LOC133519210 isoform X2, whose product MLRRQLVLACLFCWVAHTTASSDDRFIKKYAMMKIYESCFGPEVVKQIRQEMKDAYAKCSAPPSFDSQPNLHLPPSVLLGKLPPGFAMDPSSQTITKPTDGALHNQENDLANQDSHSLKGSPLGGVLAFRPHGSQFPQQQPAVPPYMMPGSSGSPQFRPFSPATPFYQFPYGAPGLFYPPGMPSYNPYAYQQQYPQGFYQQPGFFGSNRMSRELDIRDRLELISRTGGGGTGASGGRVRNITCVMQELGYIDHNLEPNYEQITQRIANLPVSSELKGDIQDGLQFCQKFSQCVPDSKRDVAPLSQELIKPMFFFRCYKHKKLEACIMKDIRERFTSEDELDTDTDFRSLSRSARAARARDEPLPDPRFDALDEMAVYLYDYLSGGNGFDFDLYM is encoded by the exons ATGCTTCGAAGACAACTTGTTTTGGCGTGCCTGTTCTGCTGGGTCGCGCACACAACGGCCAGCAGCGACGACCGGTTCATCAAGAAATACGCAATGATGAAG atTTATGAAAGTTGTTTTGGTCCAGAAGTAGTAAAACAAATTCGACAAGAAATGAAGGACGCATATGCAAAATGTTCAGCACCGCCATCTTTCGACTCCCAGCCGAACTTGCATCTCCCGCCGTCGGTGCTCTTGGGAAAACTGCCGCCCGGCTTTGCCATGGACCCGAGCTCGCAAACCATCACTAAGCCCACAGATGGCGCTTTACACAACCAGGAGAATGATTTAGCAAATCAAGACTCGCATTCTCTTAAAGGGTCGCCTCTAGGAGGGGTCCTTGCATTTAGGCCACATGGt TCGCAGTTTCCTCAGCAGCAGCCGGCGGTGCCCCCGTACATGATGCCTGGCAGTAGTGGCAGTCCCCAGTTCAGACCGTTCAGCCCTGCGACACCGTTCTACCAATTCCCATACGGCGCCCCCGGTCTGTTCTACCCACCGGGAATGCCGTCGTATAATCCGTACGCGTACCAACAACAATATCCGCAAGGCTTTTATCAGCAGCCGGGTTTCTTTGGATCTAATAGAATGTCG CGAGAGTTGGACATACGCGACAGGCTGGAGTTAATATCGCGCACCGGCGGAGGGGGCACGGGGGCAAGCGGAGGCCGCGTACGCAACATCACGTGCGTCATGCAGGAGCTGGGCTACATCGACCACAACCTCGAGCCCAACTACGAGCAGATTACACAGCGCATCGCCAACCTGCCCGTCTCTAGCGAGCTTAAGGGCGATATTCAAGACGGCTTGCAGTTCTGCCAGAAGTTCTCG CAATGCGTCCCAGACAGTAAGCGAGACGTGGCGCCACTGTCCCAGGAGCTGATCAAGCCCATGTTCTTCTTCCGCTGCTACAAG CACAAGAAGTTGGAGGCGTGCATCATGAAGGACATTAGGGAACGTTTCACCAGCGAGGATGAGTTAGACACCGACACTGACTTTAG GTCCCTGTCGCGCTCTGCACGCGCGGCGCGGGCTCGCGACGAGCCGCTGCCTGACCCACGCTTCGACGCGCTCGACGAGATGGCAGTCTACCTCTACGACTATCTCAGCGGAGGCAACGGATTTGACTTTGATCTCTACATGTAA